Sequence from the Anaerolineales bacterium genome:
CTGAGCGCTGTGACGCATTAAAAAAGGACGCACTTGGTAGCGTCCTTTTAATAAACAAAGAATCTATCTGACGCGTGTTGAATTATGCTTCAGGATTTTGATTTGGACTTGGGCTTGGGTTTGGATTCAGTCTCAGACTCTTTCGACTTGGTCGTTTTTGGCTTGCGGCGCGTGGCTTTCTTGCCCGCTTCAACAGCTTCTTCGATGCGGGATTTTTGTTCTTCCAGAATCACCTGGCCGCGTTTCTGCAGATCTTCAGCTCGTTCGCGAGCTTCGCGCGCCAACTGTTCTGCACGAGCACGGGTCTCGGAAGCCGTTTGCTCTACCTGATCACGAAGCTCGATTCCTTTTTCGCGAATCATCGTTCGTGTTTCCTCGCCAGATTGCGGCGCCAATAACAAGGCAACGGCAGCACCGACAATGCCTCCGATGAAGAATCCCGAAACGAAGGTACCGAAATCACTATCACGGTCAGACATGGGTATCACTCCTCTTTACTAGGTTTCAGCGCGACTTTGAGCGTCCCGATTTGATCAAATCAACAGCACGCCGGACGGCGGCGTATGTGCTGCTGATTCTAATTGCTGGTCGAACCATTTTATCACTAAGGAATTGGGACGTCCCGCGCAATGTGTTGACGGTCTCGCTGCCAGATTCAATCAGAGGTTTAATTTCAGTCTGGATCAATGCCGTGAGTCTGGCGATCTGTACGATGAGCAGAATTAATGCAAGCCCAATGAACAAGGATTCGACAGCCACGAAAATGATGACGACATCCCGGATCGTTTCTGTTTCCTGCGGATGCTTGATTAAAGCGACGACTGCAAAGAACATGCCGGCGAAGACGGCAAATATGATGATAGTAACCAGAATTGCCGCCCAGGAGGAAATCCCGCGCTCTTCATCAGGTTGAATGGTTTCTTCTTCGAAATCCACGTTCTTGACCTTGATTCTCAATCGATTGCGAACATTATAGCATAGAGATCATTTACGCCTTCGTTTCCAGCTTTTGCGAGTTTGTCTGGATTCTGCCTCGGGTCCGGCCAGTACTTCTGCAGTAAACAATCCGATAATCGTGGCGACTAGATCTGGCAGCAGGTTGAGGGAGCCGAATCTCAAGACGCGCCAGTGAATCCATTCGCTCACCAATTGGCCGGCGAAGAAGGAAACCCAGGCCGTGGCGACGTAGAGCATCATCCGTGAGAGCCGTCCGCCGCGCAAAACGTGAAACAACAACCCGCACATCGCAGCAATAACGGAACCGAAAAAGATCGTCGGAATATTCATCCCAGGATTACGCCTCCACCGAGACAAATCTCGCCGGAATAGAAAACCGCAGATTGGCCGGGTGTAATGTCGGGAACCGGGCCTGCCAGATGCACTTCGACCGACAGGTCATCACGAATATGAAGCGCTGCAGGCGTTTCGGATGCCTTGTAACGTACGCGCACCACGAGCGGTATAGATGGATCGGGAGGGCGGCCGGCAATCCAGTTAACCGGTTCTGTGGTGAAGATCTTGCGACCGAGCACGCTGCGTGATCCTACGACGAGGGTGTTCGAAGCGACTTGTTTTTCGATGACGTAGAGCGCCTGGGGGGTCGATAAGCCGATACCGCGGCGCTGCCCGATGGTGTAGTTCGAGAGGCCGTCGTGAGTGCCGATCTGTGTCCCATCCACGTCAGTGATGGGTCCGGGTGGTGGCAATGGGATATCCTGCTGGCGCAGAAAATCGCGGTAATCGCCGCCCGATACGAAGCATAGATCCTGACTGTCCGGTTTTTCCGCAACAGGCAGATTCAAGCGCCGCGCGTGCTGGCGGACTTCCCGCTTTCTCAAGTCTCCGAGTGGAAAGATGGTGCTGGCGAGATCGGACTGCCGCAGCACGCTGAGCACGTAGCTCTGATCCTTCGAACGATCCTTGCCGCGCAGCAATCGATGTTCGCCGTCAAGCCACTGTATACGCGCGTAATGACCGGTAGCGAGATGCGTCGCGCCCATCTCGCGCACCTTGTTCAGCAGAAATCCCCAACGCATCGTGCGGTTGCAGATCAAACATGGATTGGGCGTGATCCCGCGTGCATAAGCATCCGTAAACGCGTCCACCACGTTCTCTTTGAACAATGCCTTCGTATCGAGTTTATGGAAGGGAATATCCAGCATGGAAGCGACGGATTGTGCAGAGGCTGCGTCCTTCGGTGTGCAGCAGCGATTGGGGAATTCCGGCTTCGTGCTCCAAAGGCGCAGCATGACTGCGAACACGTCGTATCCTTGCTCGACGAGCAGCGCCGCGGCGACGGAACTGTCTACGCCTCCACTCATGGCAATTGCGATGCGAGGTTTATCGGAATTCATTGCGATGCACACCAAGCGAAAGAGTATCGTATCGGGACAAAAGAGGATCCTGGATGTTCCGAACATCCAAAAACAGCATCCATGCGCGAATTCTATCACGTCCTCCGTCATCTACACGAATTTTAGATTTAAGGATCGATAGTAAAAAAGGTCGGTATAATGGTGCGAGCAGAAGACATGCTATCAAAGGAGATATTCGCACAATGAACACAATGATCGAATCTATTCATGCCCTCGAAGTTTTAGACTCGAGGGGTAACCCAACAGTGGAGGCAAACGTCATTCTGGCGGACGGCAGCTGGGGGCGGGCGATTGTGCCCTCGGGCGCTTCGACCGGCGTGCACGAAGCCCTCGAATTGCGCGACGGGGATAAGAAACGTTATGGCGGAAAGGGCGTAACGAAGGCCGTCGAGAACGTCAACACAACGATCGCTGAAGCGCTGTTGGGGTGGGACGCAACGGAGCAGCGCCTGATCGACATGGAGATGATCGGCCTGGACGGCACCTCCAACAAGGAGAATCTGGGGGCGAACGCGATCCTGGGCGTGAGTCTGGCAGTCGCCAAGGCGGCAGCGAGTTCTCTGAGCCTGCCACTGTATCGCTACATCGGCGGTGTTTATGCACACCTGCTTCCCGTTCCGATGCTCAACATCCTCAACGGCGGCGCACACACCGGTTGGCAGTCGACCGATGCGCAGGAGTTTATGATCATGCCGCTTGGCGCGCCGACGTTTGCAGAGGGACTTCGATGGGGATCTGAAATCTATCACCAATTGAGGGACGTCTTGAAAGGGCGCGGCTACACCGCACTGGTCGGAGACGAAGGTGGCTATGCCCCTGCCTTGAAGGCCAACGCAGAGGCCGTGGAAGTGATCCTGGAGGCGATCGAAAAAGCGGGTTACAAACCGGGAGAACAAGTCGCCATCGCGCTCGATCCGGCAGCTTCTGAATTCTACGATTCGAAAAGCGGCCGGTACAATTTGCGCCGTGAAGGCAAAGAGCTAAACAGTGAGGAAATGGTTGCCTTCTGGAAGGAATGGATCGAGAAATTCCCCATCGTATCGATCGAGGACGGGCTCGCACAGGACGATTGGGAGGGTTGGATCCTCATGACCAAAGAGTTGGGCGATAAGATCCAAATTGTGGGAGACGACTTGCTCGTCACCAATCCTGATCGTGTGCGCATGGGGATCGAAGAAAAGGCCTGCAACGCATTGCTGGTGAAATTAAATCAGATCGGTTCGCTGACGGAGACGATCGAAGCCGTAGAACTTTGCCATCGCGCGGGCTGGTCAGCGGTGACATCCCATCGCTCCGGTGAAACCGAAGACGCCACCATCGCGGATCTCGTGGTTGCTTTGAACATGGGTCAAATCAAGACGGGTGCGCCGGCGCGTTCGGATCGCGTGGCCAAGTACAATCAACTTCTTCGAATCGAAAGTGAGTTAGATGAAGTTGGAGAATACGCCGGTTGGCAGGCGCTGAAACGAGCCAACATCTGAGATTTCGTTCGTAAGCAGACGAGCGTCTCGATTCCGAGACGCTCGTTTTATTTTATGATTCAGGGATGATGCTCAGTCGAGAATTGGTTCTGAATATACTGCAGCTGAAGGTTCTTCGCTGCTCCCAGCGGCGGGTGCGCTGCAGTAAGGACAGATCTGCCAGGGGAGCTCCATCAGTTTCCCGCAGCGAGCACAAGGTTTGCGCAGCCGGGTGTGGCAGTGGGGGCAGATTTGCCAGTTGACATCGGCGTTTGCGCCGCATCCCGGAC
This genomic interval carries:
- a CDS encoding YtxH domain-containing protein, producing the protein MSDRDSDFGTFVSGFFIGGIVGAAVALLLAPQSGEETRTMIREKGIELRDQVEQTASETRARAEQLAREARERAEDLQKRGQVILEEQKSRIEEAVEAGKKATRRKPKTTKSKESETESKPKPKSKSKS
- the eno gene encoding phosphopyruvate hydratase, translating into MNTMIESIHALEVLDSRGNPTVEANVILADGSWGRAIVPSGASTGVHEALELRDGDKKRYGGKGVTKAVENVNTTIAEALLGWDATEQRLIDMEMIGLDGTSNKENLGANAILGVSLAVAKAAASSLSLPLYRYIGGVYAHLLPVPMLNILNGGAHTGWQSTDAQEFMIMPLGAPTFAEGLRWGSEIYHQLRDVLKGRGYTALVGDEGGYAPALKANAEAVEVILEAIEKAGYKPGEQVAIALDPAASEFYDSKSGRYNLRREGKELNSEEMVAFWKEWIEKFPIVSIEDGLAQDDWEGWILMTKELGDKIQIVGDDLLVTNPDRVRMGIEEKACNALLVKLNQIGSLTETIEAVELCHRAGWSAVTSHRSGETEDATIADLVVALNMGQIKTGAPARSDRVAKYNQLLRIESELDEVGEYAGWQALKRANI
- the mnmA gene encoding tRNA 2-thiouridine(34) synthase MnmA, translated to MNSDKPRIAIAMSGGVDSSVAAALLVEQGYDVFAVMLRLWSTKPEFPNRCCTPKDAASAQSVASMLDIPFHKLDTKALFKENVVDAFTDAYARGITPNPCLICNRTMRWGFLLNKVREMGATHLATGHYARIQWLDGEHRLLRGKDRSKDQSYVLSVLRQSDLASTIFPLGDLRKREVRQHARRLNLPVAEKPDSQDLCFVSGGDYRDFLRQQDIPLPPPGPITDVDGTQIGTHDGLSNYTIGQRRGIGLSTPQALYVIEKQVASNTLVVGSRSVLGRKIFTTEPVNWIAGRPPDPSIPLVVRVRYKASETPAALHIRDDLSVEVHLAGPVPDITPGQSAVFYSGEICLGGGVILG